The Natrinema saccharevitans genome includes the window CACGTTACTGATGCTACAGTAACACCTGAAACGATTTACACACCGATCGCACAGCCGTCGTGCGATCGGGTGTGCAATGACGGTCAGTGGCTACTGTAGTCCGTGATCGACGGCTGGCCTACGAATCGTCTCCGGTCGCTACTGCCGCGGGCGGCTGGCGACAGCCACAGGGTCAGGCATAGCATTCACCGGAGCCGAGACAGTGGGTGATCAACACGTCACGGCCACAGCGTGAACACGTCCCGAGCGTGCCGTCGTCACTCATCTCCCGTCACCCCGTGTGCCGAAGTTCTCGGACGGCGATCTCGGGCGGCGCTGGCCGCGTCGCTCGAGCCAATTGCGATCGAATACCGACGCGCTACGGATCGTGCGAGACTTTTATACTCCTCGAGTGAGCTTACCGAACGCGTTCGCCGCCATCCTTTGGCGTCCTCGGCACCAACATATGACGGGGATCAATACGTGCGTCTCTCGAAGGGTGCGCTCCTCGTCATCGTGGCCGTCCTCGTCCCGATCGTCGTCGAGTTACGAACGGCCCTCTCGTGGTTCGGGATCACGTTGTCCGTCCTCGAGACGGTCGTCGTCGGGCTGGCGGTTGTCGCCGCCATCCTGGCCTGGGCGGTGTGGCCACAGGAAGACGAGTCGGCGATGGACGAACACCGGTCCGACTAACGGCGTTCTCGCAGGTGCGGACTCGGCGGGCCGCCGTCCGGTCCCGGCCCGTCCCGTGAATCACGACTCCCGAATGCCGTCCTCGCGTCACGTCTCTCGACGGGCGAAGGCGAGTTCCGACGGCTCGTACGTGTATCGGTTGATGCCGTGTTCCTCGCAGTGATCGGCCAGTTTTCCGGACCAGACGTCCTCGTCGTCGAAGGCGTTCAGGAAGGCGACGGTGACGTCGGTTCCGTCGGCGGCGCGCTCGACCACGACGGCCGCGTCCGGATCGTCGTGGCTGGGCTTGATCACGCGGTCGCCGGGGACGTAGGGGTTCGCCGCGAACGTGAGGTTCTCGTGGTTGTAGGTCCAGCGTTTGATCTCCTGATCGTCGCAGTAGGACGCGAGGATCGCGGGGTGGTACTCGCGCCAGTCGGCCGGCCCCTCGTCGAGGACGTTCGGGAACGTGACCCGGACCGCCTCGCCGTTTAGCTCCTGTCCGAACGCGCCCGTGTTCTTTTCGGGTGGCAACACCTCGACGACGACGCCCACCGACGGGTCGTCCTCCCCGGCCTTCACCACGCGATCGCCCGGCTCGAAGGGGTTCTCCGGCTTCTGGTTCATGTGGGCGGTGTTCGGCCCGAGATCGAGCAGTTCGTTCATCGGTCGGGCCGCGAGGTGGTCGAGCTTTGCCGGCGCGTCGCCCGAGTACTCGGCCTCGGTCTCGACTTTCGATTGCAGCGTCTCGAGCCGTTCCCAGCCCAGCAGGATGAGGCTGTCCTCGTTGTCCCGGTGCCAGACCATGACGACGATATCGTCGTCGGGATCGCGTTCGACGAGCGATTCGGGGAGAAAGGCCGAGACGTCCCGCGAGGACTTCACGTCGACCTCGTAGCCGAAAACCTCGAAGTCGTGCCCCGCGAAGCTTTCCGGGTTGCACCGGCGGATCGCTTCCTCGTTGTTCCACTCCCACATCTCGACCGGGAGATACTCCCGACAGAACTGTTCGAACGCGAGTTCCCCGAGATTGCCGATCCGCTTGCCGTCCACGTCGTCGGCCCCCTGAATGACCGCCTGATGATGTGCGCGTTCGTGATCGCTATCGTCCGGCGTGTACCGATACATCGACTGTATATCCAATCCGTGCGACATGAATCTTCGCGTTTCAGTCGGGCGATTTCCTACCCACGATACGGATTACCGGAAGTCAGTATCGGGGCGACCGCGACCGCCTGCGGTCGTCGGGGCCAAGTGACAGCAGGCCGCATGGGCCCCTCGAGAACGCTCGACCGGAGACGGTCGCGATGAAACTTAAGCCCCTTCGGATGGTATGGATTTACATGGCGTACCAGTTGCAGTGTGACAGCTGTGACCTCGAGCGGGAACACGCAGATTGGGCGGACGCCAACAGAGCGGCCAGGGATCACGAGGCGAACTACGGCGACCACTGGGTGCGGATCGTCGACCTGCGCGAGGCCTGAGCAGCGCGTTCACTCGGGGTCGTCGGCCTCGTCGAGCGCCGCCGTCAGGATCGCGGTGTGGACCGTGCGGCTGTCCGTTTCCTGAATCGTAGCCGCCGCCTGGAACCGCTCGCGGGCGCGGGCTACCGTCTCCGGGTCCGCGGCGAGTTGCGCGAGTTCGAACGCCTCGGGGTCGACGGCTCGAGCGGCCTCGAAGTCCGCCGCGTCGTAGAGGTCGGCGAAGTCCGCGACGAGGTCGGCGACCAGCTGGGCGGTCGCGTCCGCGCCCGGATCGCCGACCGGCACCGAGGACACGGTCGGCTCGAAGTAGTCAGCGTAGTCGACGACGCCGGCCTCCTCGTAGAGAACCGCCTCGAGCGCGTCGAAGACCGACGGCGAGGCGTAGACGCCGAACAGTTTGTATCGATCGTCGCTGGTCATCGCGTGCGTCGACTCGATCCGACGCGCTCGAGCCGGATAAATCCGGCCGCCGGTCGGCCGCGAACCTGTCACTGAGCGCGACTTGAACGATCGGCCGTGACGGACGCCGACGGTATAAAACGTTTTAGCGCCGAATCCCGAACCGCGAGACGTGGCTTCTCGCGTTCCGAATCCGTTCCGGTGGCTCCTGCTCTCGATCGGGTTCCTGCTCGCGCGGGTCGGCGTCGTCGACCGGGAGCGCGTCGTGCGGACGACGGACCTCGCGTGGCCGCGGATCGTCACCGGGATCGCCCGGATGTCGAAGTCGGCGGCGGACGTGGCGATGGTCGGCATCGCGCTGGGGCCGGCGGCGATCGCCGGCGTCGGCTTCGCGACGCCGTTCTGGGCGCTCGCGTTCGCGATCGGCGGTGGGGTCGCCGGCGCGACGATCGGACTGGTCTCCCAGCGGTTCAGCGCGGGCGCGTCCGAGCAACTCTCGCTGGCGGTGACGACCAGCGCGCTCGTCGTCGTCGCGCTCACCGTGCCGCTGGCGGCCCTGTTCTGGCTCGTTCCCGAGGAGCTTATCGGACTCGTCGGTGACGACGCCGCGGCGGTCGCTTACGGTGCCGACTACCTCCGCGTCGTCGCTCTCGGGGTTCCCGTCGCCGCCCTGAACCTGATCGGCAGCCGTACCCTCGTCGGTGCCGACGACGCGTGGACGCCGATGGCGCTGCGAGCCGGCGGTGCCGCCGTCAACGTCGCGGTCAACGCCGTCCTGCTGTTCGTCCTCGAGTTGGGCGTCGTCGGGGCGGCGATCGGCACGGTACTCGCGAACGTCCTCGTGCTGGCGGCGTTCGTCGGGGGGTTCGCGTTCGGCCGGCTCCCGCTGATCGGCGAGTTCCCGGTCGAAATCGACCGCTCGCGGCCGTACACGACTCTCGAGGACGTCCGGAACGTGATCGAGATCGGGACGCCGCTCGTCTTTACCAACGTCGCCCGCCGGGGCGCGCAGTTTCCCATGCTCGCGATCGTCGCCCTGTTCGGCCCGAACGTCGTGGCCGCCTACGTCGTCGCGCGCCGGGTGCGGGATCTGATGGACACGCCCGGCTGGGGGTTCTCGCTGGCCTCGAGCAGCCTGGTCGGGCAGGAACTGGGCACCGGCGACGAGGGCGACGCCGACACCTACGGCTGGGAGGTGCTGTGGTTCGGGACCGCCGTCTACCTCTGTAGCGCGGCGCTGGTCCTCGTCTTCGCCGAGCGGGTCGGACGGCTCTTCGTCGACGACCCCGCGATCGTGCCGCTCGTGACGACGTTCATCGTCGTCGCCTGCGTGAGCGTCGTCTTCCGCGGCATCAGCGGCGGCGCGACCGGCCCGCTGCGCGCCAGCGGCGACACCCGCTGGCCGTTCTACGGGCAGGTCCTCGGGCTGTACGCGTTCGCGCTCCCCGTCGCCGCCCTCGGTGCCGTCGCCGTCCCGCTGCCGGGCCTCGAGGTCGTGACACCGCTCGGTATCGGGGCGCTGTACGCCGCACTGATCCTCGAGACGCTCGTCCCGGCTGCCGTCACCTACTACCGGTTCGCCGCCGGCCACTGGAAGGCCATCAGTCGCGGCTACCGACCCGAGTCTTCGCCCGGCGATTGACCGCGCGGCCCGCCGTCCCGACCCGCGAGTGCGGCACCGATCGCTCGAGTATCTCTCTACCGTTCCCACCACAAAAGTGCTAGCGGAGTATTATAGTGCCTATGCTTATATTTTTGTCGGCCTGGACGATCGATCGGTGATCGGAATCGTACGGAAGGCCCGACAGTAGCCCGCGTAAATCCGCCGAAAGACTCGAGATGATACCGTTCGACTCCGACGATTCGAATTCAGTATCTCGCCCGCGAATATTTTTGATTCAGCACTCAAAGACCCACTATATCGATGAATTCGACAGTCAGGCTTTCCGTGTGGCATTTGAATCTCGATATATCTATTATTGTATGTATGGCAGATGTTATCGAGTTCCCGAGTGGTTGACCGGCCCGCCGACTGTCGTCGGTTCCGGACAGCGAACGCCCGTGGGGATACTGGTCGTCGAACGCTAGATCTCCTCGACGTAGGTGTACGACTCCGACAGCGCCTCGGCGTCCTCCCGGAGCAGGGCGACGACGAGGCAGTCGACGTACTCCTCGAAGTAGGCCACGAGGTCGGCGATCCGGTTCGAGTCGATCGCCTCGAGCGAGTCCAGCAGCATGAACGGAACGACCTCGTAGACGTCGTGGACCAGATAGCCGGCCAGCGCGAAGACCAGCCCGGTGACCTCGCGTTCGCTCTCCGAGAGGTGGTCGACGGTGTCCTCGTAGGTCCGGCCGTCCTCGGTCGTCCGGACGATGTGGAGGTCGAAGGCCGTCCGCGAGACCTTCCGTCGACCCTCCCGGACCGTCCGCTCGCGGCGCTCGATCCAGATGCGGTCGATGTTGCGGTACTCGAGGATCGAGAGGATCGAGTCCATGTGATCGTTGAAGGCGTCGACGGCGTTCTCCTCGATCCGGTCGACCCGGGTTCGGAGGTCCGTCAGTTCGTCCTCGACCGTCTCGCGACGCCCCTTGAGGTCGCTTCGCTCCTCGATCTTCCCTTCGATCTCCGCGATCCGCGCGTCGACCTCGTCGCGTTCGGCCTCGAGGTCCTCGAGTTCGAGTTCGAGCCGGTTCAGTTCGCGGTGGGTGTCGATGACCTCGCCGTACTCGGCGTTCTCGTAGGTTTCGGTGTCCGACTCGAGTTCCTCGACGCGCGCCCGCTGGTCCGCGAGGTCGCCCTCGAGGGCCTCGATTCGGTCCGCGCGGCGCTCGAGTTCGTCCTCGACGGCCTCGAGTCGCGTTTCGATCTCGCCGCGCTTTCGGCGTTGCTCGCGCAGTTCCTTTCGCCGGTCGGAGAGTTCGTCGATCCGCTCCTGCAGGTCGCTGCGCTCGTCGAGTTTCCGCTGGCGGAGCGAGCGCAGTCGGTCGAGCGTCGCCTCGATCCGGTCGCGGTCGACCCGGGAGCCACACGTCCAACAGACGACGTCGTCCGAGTCCGCCAGCAACTGGTCGGTGACGTCGCCGTCGTCGTCTCCGACTGCTTCGTCGTCGACCTCGAGATCGACGTCGAAGCCGTCCTCCGCGAGCCGTTCCTCGTTGAACCGGATCACGCTCTGGAGTTCGCTGACGGTCGTGTCGAGCGACCGCTTTCGGTCCCGAAGCTCCTGGACGCGACCCTCGAGGCGATCCGGCGACTCGGGATCGTCGTCGAGCGCCTCGAGTTCGGCCGCGAGGTCGTCGCGTTCGGCCTTAAGTTCGGCGCGGCTCTCGCGTTCGGTCTCGAGGTCGTACTCGATCGACTCGAGTTCGGTCCGGGCCTCCTGCAGGTCCGCGAAGGCCGACTCGATCGCGTCCTTTCGTTCGCGGCTCGCCTCGACGTCGAGGTCGAAGGCCTCGAGGTCGGCCTCGAGGTCGGCAATCTGCTCTTCGGTCGCCTCGATCTCGTCCGCGAGCGCGACGCGGTCGGCCTCGAGATCTGGCAGTTCGCTGTCGAGTTGGGCGAGTTCCTCGAGCCGTCCGTCGAGGTCGCGCTTTTCGGCCTCGAGTCGGCTGATCTCCGCCTCGATCTCGTCGGTATCGATCGGCCGCATGATGAGCTCGCGGAGATCGTCACCGCTTCTGACCGCGCGCCGGGCCTCGTTGGACTCGAGCAGGAAGGCGAACAGGTCCGCGAGTTCCGGCTCGTCGAGATAGGGGTCCCCGTCGAAGACGACCTCGCCG containing:
- a CDS encoding CbaC protein, whose amino-acid sequence is MRLSKGALLVIVAVLVPIVVELRTALSWFGITLSVLETVVVGLAVVAAILAWAVWPQEDESAMDEHRSD
- a CDS encoding MATE family efflux transporter, encoding MASRVPNPFRWLLLSIGFLLARVGVVDRERVVRTTDLAWPRIVTGIARMSKSAADVAMVGIALGPAAIAGVGFATPFWALAFAIGGGVAGATIGLVSQRFSAGASEQLSLAVTTSALVVVALTVPLAALFWLVPEELIGLVGDDAAAVAYGADYLRVVALGVPVAALNLIGSRTLVGADDAWTPMALRAGGAAVNVAVNAVLLFVLELGVVGAAIGTVLANVLVLAAFVGGFAFGRLPLIGEFPVEIDRSRPYTTLEDVRNVIEIGTPLVFTNVARRGAQFPMLAIVALFGPNVVAAYVVARRVRDLMDTPGWGFSLASSSLVGQELGTGDEGDADTYGWEVLWFGTAVYLCSAALVLVFAERVGRLFVDDPAIVPLVTTFIVVACVSVVFRGISGGATGPLRASGDTRWPFYGQVLGLYAFALPVAALGAVAVPLPGLEVVTPLGIGALYAALILETLVPAAVTYYRFAAGHWKAISRGYRPESSPGD
- a CDS encoding archaea-specific SMC-related protein → MSSQQSVTSSITVAAENIGGIDSTEVTLAPGVNVLTGRNATNRTSFLQTIMAALGSRRSSLKGDADAGRVELSFDDERYTRSLTRRNGEVVFDGDPYLDEPELADLFAFLLESNEARRAVRSGDDLRELIMRPIDTDEIEAEISRLEAEKRDLDGRLEELAQLDSELPDLEADRVALADEIEATEEQIADLEADLEAFDLDVEASRERKDAIESAFADLQEARTELESIEYDLETERESRAELKAERDDLAAELEALDDDPESPDRLEGRVQELRDRKRSLDTTVSELQSVIRFNEERLAEDGFDVDLEVDDEAVGDDDGDVTDQLLADSDDVVCWTCGSRVDRDRIEATLDRLRSLRQRKLDERSDLQERIDELSDRRKELREQRRKRGEIETRLEAVEDELERRADRIEALEGDLADQRARVEELESDTETYENAEYGEVIDTHRELNRLELELEDLEAERDEVDARIAEIEGKIEERSDLKGRRETVEDELTDLRTRVDRIEENAVDAFNDHMDSILSILEYRNIDRIWIERRERTVREGRRKVSRTAFDLHIVRTTEDGRTYEDTVDHLSESEREVTGLVFALAGYLVHDVYEVVPFMLLDSLEAIDSNRIADLVAYFEEYVDCLVVALLREDAEALSESYTYVEEI